The segment GCTGGCATTGACGCTGCCAGCCGGGAGAGCGTCGATAAAATTGTTGAACCAGAATGGCAACGGCTCCGCAGGTCAACAGTAACGGTAAAGCAACCGCCTGTAGCAAGGCTGATAATGCCATCACACCGGCAGTGAGTGCCGGGAGTGGTGCATCGAAGCTGGCGTACACCGAGACAAATTCCGGCAAGACAAATAGCAGCATGCCAGCACTCACTGCTATCGCGACCAACATTATGAACAATGGATAGCGCAGTGCCTTGACCACTTTCTGACGCAAAAGCTGTTGGCCGGTTTGCTGCTGCGCCAGTTGGCGGCAACATTCGTCTAATTGCCCGGTAAGTTCTCCCACCTGCATTAATGCCGGAAACAACGGCGGGAAAATTTGCGGCCAGTCGCGTAATGCCTGGGAAAAGGGTACTCCTGCAAGCACCCGTTGCTGCAACCCTCTGAGTAATGTACGCCAGCCAATATCGGGATGTCCTTCGGCAAGCAGAGCCAGGCTTTCTGCCAGAGGAAGTCCTGCCTTGAGCAGCGTGGCAAGTTGTTGGATGAGGTTGCTTTTTTGCTGCCACTTCCAGTCGCGCGCACGCCAGCACTTCCCCCGTTTCCAACTCACGGCCATCATTCCACGATCCGCCAACTGGTGCAGCAGTGCATCCGGGGTGGAGATTAATGATTCACCGTTTTGCAGTAAACCCGCGCTATCCAGTGCCTGCCAGCGAAAATGATAGAGATTAGCCATTGCCCAATCCAACCACGCGTTGCATCTCTTCCAGTGAGGTTTCCCCTCGACTGACCGCTTCCAGTCCGGCGGCGACCAGCGTTTTCATTCCCTGTTGATTTGCCAGTGAGAGCAGATGCTCCAATGGCATATCAGCAGAGATGGCGTTCTGCAATTTGGCGGTCATGGGCAGGAGTTCGAAAAGTGCCAACCGCCCATAGTAGCCAGAAAAACAGTGGTCGCACCCCGGAGCCCGCCAGGTCTGAAGCGTTCCCGGCCATAATTCGGGGGGCAGGTGAGCAATTGCCTGCCCCGGTTGGCGGCAATGTATACACAGGCGTCTTACCAGCCGTTGTGCAACAATCAGTTGCAGCGCCGGACCTAGCAGATAGCCGGGGATCCCCATTTGCCGTAGCCGCGTCAGGGTTTCAGCGGTTGAGTTGGTATGCAGCGTAGAGAGGACCAGATGACCGGTTTGCGCGGCTTTGACGGCAATCCCCGCCGTCTCCGCATCACGTATTTCACCCACCATGATGATGTCCGGGTCCTGGCGCAATAAGGCGCGCAACACCAGATTAAAATCCAGCCCACTGCGGGGCTGAATTTGTGTCTGGTTGATACCTTCAAGCGGAATTTCCACCGGATCTTCAACACTACAGACGTTTTTTTCCGGCACATTG is part of the Pantoea phytobeneficialis genome and harbors:
- the hofC gene encoding protein transport protein HofC produces the protein MANLYHFRWQALDSAGLLQNGESLISTPDALLHQLADRGMMAVSWKRGKCWRARDWKWQQKSNLIQQLATLLKAGLPLAESLALLAEGHPDIGWRTLLRGLQQRVLAGVPFSQALRDWPQIFPPLFPALMQVGELTGQLDECCRQLAQQQTGQQLLRQKVVKALRYPLFIMLVAIAVSAGMLLFVLPEFVSVYASFDAPLPALTAGVMALSALLQAVALPLLLTCGAVAILVQQFYRRSPGWQRQCQLWLLRLPLLAPLWRGSQLTQIYDILQLTQRAGLTLLQSLQAVEVTLAARLWREAIGELQQHIAAGAPLHQALLQHQLFTPLCAQLIKVGEEVGALDVMLSRLAEWHRQNTLSRAESLAAALEPMMMVVIGGIVGTLVIAMYLPVFGLGDAIR